A window of Zalophus californianus isolate mZalCal1 chromosome 12, mZalCal1.pri.v2, whole genome shotgun sequence genomic DNA:
TGATCAGTTAGAAAAAAAGGGTagagcactactgggtatttaccccaaagatacagatgtaatgaaaaaaaggggcacctgcaccccaatgttcatagtagcaatgtccacaacagccgaACTGCGGAAGGAGCTGAGGTgtcctcaacagatgaatggataaagaagatgtggttcataaaTATAacggagtattactcagccatggaAAGGATGGATACCTAccatttatatcaacatggatggaactggaaggtattacgttaagtgaaataagtcaatcagagaaagataattaccatattgtttcactcatatgtggaatataagaaatagcacagaagatcgttaagggaagggagggaaaactgaatgggaagaaatcacagaaggagacaaaccatgagagactcttgactctgggaaacaaactgagggttgctgaagggaggtgggtggggggatggggtaacagggtgataggcattaaggagcaCATGTGATGtcatgagcagtgggtgttatacgcaactaatgaatcattgaacactgcaccaaaaactaatgatggtttGATGATATGATAATGATGatatgttgactaactgaatttaaatttaaaaagaaaaaagggtagAACACAGGGCCTCTGGGGCAGTGTTTCTGTCCCCATCCCTGTCACCGGAAACTTTAAACTTGGCTTTTACTGAAAAAGTGATATATAGAAAAGTATACAGAATAACAATAAATCTCTTTTTGTTCCCTGTTGTTCTCTAACTTCAAAAAGAAGcattcctgggacacctgggtggctcagtcagttaagagtctgccttcgggttaggtcgtgaccccagggtcttgggatcaagtccagcatcagggtccttgctcagcagggagcctgcttctccctctgcctgccaccccccctgcttgtgcccgctctctgacaaatacaatcttaaaaaaaaaccattccttattgaggaaaagcaggaaaaaacatttaCATGTATGAGCAACCCTgattaagtattttataaaaatacttatcTCAATTCTCACAAGATTCCAAATAGATATTAGCAGTTCTACTCTACCCAGGagaaaaatgagactcagagaaattTAGACAATTTTATGAACCAAGTAGATGACAACAGAACTAGGATCTGAACTTTCTATATACGACTACAAAACTTAGGCTCTTTCTACTACTTGATGTTGCCTCCCTGAAGACTGTGGCTCCTAAACCAGCTTTAGACCACcaaagttataaatatttttaagtacttacCTGACATCTGGATTGAACAATGCCAGGCGCAAGACATACAGCGCTGCTCCAGTACCTCCTGCCCCAATAAACATGAAGAGGGGGATCAACTAAaatcaaacaaacacaaaacagacAAGAATTAACAGCCAGCTTCAAATACCTAGCtactgaaaagaagaaaggctACAGTAGTTCCTACACACTAATTCTGAAGTCTCAAACCGCTATTTTTCGGTCTTGTTTTAAAATTGGATAAAGATAGACCTTACATTGAGGTAAGATCTCTTATAACTGTGttcaaaagaaatggaatttctgaaAAGATGTGAAGATGAATCTGGTTTAATGTAGAAAAACgtatattcaaatttttaaattcccaggAAAATATATCAAATCGTCTTCCCctaatatttatacattattctcattaaatttcccagcctcctttatCTTGAGGCTTGTAAAACTTCTTGGTCTGTCTTATAAGTCTTTTGATTAACACAAATTCTGTGAAAAAGAGTTCGaatgagcaaaaacaaaagcacgCCCATTACAAACACTGGTTACATGCATCAATCTCTGAAAACATATTGCTACCAATGCTTAATGAGTTTAATACAAAAACTGCGTAACTGAGTTTTAGGACAACAAATTGATGTGCTTgggaaaaaattaagatacaaaaGAACTTAACCGCGAGTCCCCTCTGCGCTACCGAACTCCCCCCAAATCTCAAGACGTGAAGACGTCTTGGAATCCTCAAGATTACAGACCTTTGTAATTGCCCGGTGGTGCAATGCAGTGAGCACTAGATCTTTGAGATGGCACAACAAATAGGAAACCTGACCTGCTGGTCTCCAACCCACACGGTGCACAACTACCCCTGGGTCGGACCAACATACGAGAGGGTGCAACCACCATAATATTCCAACATTCACCAGTTTATTTTCCTCGAAGGTATCCCTCACCTTCCACCTGCCAGCCTAAGCCCCTCAATGCCTGGCGTGGTCAGAGCTCAAGGGCCTGGGGTAACTAGGATGACAAAGTAAGTGAGCAGGGTCCACCCCAAGGTGAAGGAGGAAGCCCCCAGGGAGTTGAGGAAGCCGCAGCAGGACACAGGATGGACAAGTGAAGACACTGCTAAAGGGTTCACGAACTTACGCTCGGATGCTTCTTGGCCTGACCGATGATCTGGCGTAACATGGTTGCTGCAGAGGCCTCCtgtccagaagaaaaaaaacaaacgtCGAAGGGCCGGCactaagtaatccctacaccgaGGATGAACGGACGTCCAAAGTCACCCAGAACCTCCTACCTAAAGGACCCCTGGCTCGGAGGGCAGTCTGCAGCAGAAGGGCCCGGATGCGGCTGTCCTTAACAGTGCCTGCCTTGATCCAGCGCATTATGCGTCCGCTCTAACCTGGCCAGACCCTTAGCGTTCCAGTCCCAAGCGAAACATTCTCATTCCTGTCCTATATATGCTTCTGACCGGTAAATTTTTGCGTCGAAACTAGAACACTTTGATTGACTAGACAGGCACTTTCTCGGGAGGACTCGCGTTGAGAAATGGGACGAGTGGGGTCTTCTTGTGAGGTGCCTGCAAGCCTGTACGCGCGCGCTAAGGCGCTGAGGGCGCGCATGCTGGGCGCGCGCTTGCCGGCGCTGACGGGCGCTGACGGGCGCTGAGGGAGCTAAGCGGCGCTTATCGTAGCTGAGCGTCCGGCACCTGGCGAGCGGGTCGAGTCACTTGCTGCTAAGGTCAGCGACTGCGGTTTAAGAGGACTGCAGCTGCTTCCTGTCTTAGACGGTCGCTTATGGGCAGAAGTTAAAAACTAGTAAATGACTTGAAGATGGCAGTAGACCTCAACGTAACCTCTAAATCCCTAGGTCCTGGCTCTggatttaatgttttaatgttcAGTGCCATACCCTTGTACACTGTCCCGGGACccaaaattgcattttttaaaagattttttttattgattgattgatttgcgagtgagcgagagagaaacagcatgagaggggagagggtcagagggagcagcaggctccccgctgagcagggagcccgatgcgggactggatcctaggactccgggaacatgacctgagccgaaggcagtcgcctgaccaactgagccgcccaggcgcccccaaaattgcattcttaaaatgttttgagtGCTCCTGTACCTACACATATCTTAGACTACTTTAACAcagttttcatttatctgttgtttttatttatttatttttaatctgaaagTCGTAACATGGGACAGGCTTCAAGGGTCTCGGGACAATCTGAACCCTCTCCAATCTCCTACGTAGAGCATTAATCGAATCATCACACCAGTGACTGGGACTGCGAAGACTAGGAAAAGGTTCCTCCGAAAAAGCAACGTTAGACCTAAAGGAGAAGTAAACATGAACCAAGTCAAAACGGGTGAcgcaggtgtacaaaatagtggtAGCAGGTGTGACAGGCTGAAACTGGAGAGATCCTTTTGAAAAGCGGGAGGTCTGGTATGGTCGGAACTTGAagggagagcagggtggggatCGTGATCTACTGGGCCGGTGACCACTTACACATCAAGGGCTTTATGCTGAGAGCATTAGtaaattatgcaaaaaaaaaaagttgctgtggttgTAAATGATTGCTTTGTCTATGAAGAATGGATTAGAGGACATAAGCATGAAAGGGGAGTAGACCGGTCAAGGGCCACTGTAGTAGTCCTTGCGAGAGATAACAGTAGATTGGACTAGTGTGGGCAATGTGATGATGTAGAAAGGATTCCAGACATTGGTCGAATGTGAGGAAGTGAGGAGAAGCAGCCCAGGATAATTTCAGGGGTTCAGTTTTGACCAGCTGTTTGGATGTTGATGCCAATTATTGAGATAAGAAACAAGAGAGAATGATGGgatatgtatttatgtaaaataCAAGTAGATCTCTGTAAGGGCAGAAGAGAGATCTAgactagaaaaatatatttaggacTCAGTTTATTCGTGGGAAATGAAGCCATATGACTGAATGAGATTGCTTAGGGAGAGAAGGTAGAAGGTAACAAGAGAGACAAAAGACATGGAGGTGAGGAATTCCAACATGCAATGTTTGGGAGAGGAGATAAATtcagcaagaaataaaaaataaataagtggtgATTATTAAGATGATATATCATGAAGCTTGGGAAGATGGTGTCTTTATAATTCATTCAGTAAATCTTGCACTAAGTACCTACTCAGCACCAGGCCCTGTTCTAACTTGGGAGAAAGCAGTGAATGCAAACACTGTTGTATCCTAATGGAGATTACATGGAAGTTGGAAGACACTATAGATAAACAAGATAACTTTAGATCATGATAAACCAATAAAATATGATAATGAGAGGACATGCTGGAGTGGAGAAAAGAAGATTACTTAAGTGAAAGTAGATAAGGAAGTTCCCTCTAAcgaggtaaataaataaatttagccaTAATATCTAAATAAATTAAGGTTACCACACTTAAATAAGGAGGTAACCTGGTGACAATATGGGTGAAGAATGTTCAATTCTTAAGAGAAATGGTTTTgagattgaaaaacaaaacaaaaccccaggccagtgtggctgagcCATatcaaaggagagaagaaaatgagatcagAGAGGTTGTAAAGGACTCTGACATTGACTTTATAGATGATGGTGAGGAATgtggctatatttttaaaaatcagcacaaAAATCATGGAAAACACTTAAAAGTGAACACAGAAACATAACAGCAGTAAGTGCAGGTGGACTTTTAGTAAAGAAATTAGAAGGAAGATTTCTTCTtgtaatattctctttttaatgatAACAAGTGATACTAAAATAAGTGATTAGGTATACAGGAATACCACTGTTGATAAGAAAGTAAAATCCAAAGGCTTACCTTTTGGTTATTGACCTAATTTCTAGCAGTAACAATAATATAGGTAGTCAAGTGATGCCTTTGGAAATGTTAACAAAGGAGGGTTGCAGAATATAAGTTTCATTAAATATTAACCAGAATGTCAAATtataaaagtttgaaatatgCATAAAGTTAGGGGAAAGAGTCTGTGACCTATATTTTAAGCAGGGATTAGAAGAATAGAAGAGACAATCAAGGAAAAGAAGCCATAGTAGAGGATGCatattgtaaaaatacattttagcttTAGAAGTGGTTTTTGTATGTGTGGTAGATTATATTGTATACAAATACCTGTTGCCTGCCCCTGGAAGGGGATTATCACTCACTTGCCTCCATGTCAGGCTTGATAAGATGACTTGCTTTATTAGCAAATGAAATGTGAAACGTAACCTGTGTCACGCACAAGCAGAAGCTTTAAGATCCAATATGTGccgtgttttttcttttctctttgccacAAGATCAACAGTGTTCTAGATAGAGGTTTGGGTGTCAGGGTGAAAATTACTTGGAGCAGAGACACTGCTGACCTACAATGAACATGTATTGAGAATTAGAAATAAGCCTTTATTGCTGTAAGTCACCAGATTTAAGAGTAGTTTGTTACTGCAGCCTAACTTAGCTTACTCTAATAAAGAATTTGGCACTGAAAGTGTGGTGGTatattaccataaaaaaaaatcctaaaatatctgGCATTGGATTCAGGTCCCAGCAACAGGTCACAAGGTAACTgttaccagaagctggaaggatAGCAATTATGTTATACAGTGTTGGAACATTTGATGAAATTGTTGTCAATGGAAGGCAGTTAATGTACCTCATAAATTCATAGGTTTTAGTGAAATGGCAGGCATAGGGTATGTAAGCTGCATGTGTCCACTACTATTGGCAACAGTTGACAAGGTAAT
This region includes:
- the NDUFA4 gene encoding cytochrome c oxidase subunit NDUFA4 — its product is MLRQIIGQAKKHPSLIPLFMFIGAGGTGAALYVLRLALFNPDVSWDRKNNPEPWNKLGPNDQYKFYSVNVDYSKLKKEGPDF